A window of the Streptomyces sp. JB150 genome harbors these coding sequences:
- a CDS encoding D-2-hydroxyacid dehydrogenase, with amino-acid sequence MTDPTLLVLLGADPPPRLGRLTGRARIVHTDEAGLAARLPEADALLVWDFTSHAVREVWPGEGPRPRWVHTASAGVDHLMCPELTVSDTVVTNARGVFEQPIAEYVAALVLAMAKDLPGTLESQGRGEWRHRETLRVAGTRAVVVGSGPVGRTVARLLKALDIRTAIVGRTPRTGVHGPDDLDRLLARADWVIAAAPLTDDTRGMFDTRRFGVFQPSARFVNVGRGALVDEEALAAALAKRWLAGAALDVFATEPLGPDSPLWRVPGLIVSPHMSGDTVGRLDELGAQFVELFERWAAGRPLFNVVDKRRGYVPGH; translated from the coding sequence ATGACCGACCCCACCCTGCTCGTCCTGCTGGGCGCCGATCCGCCGCCCCGGCTGGGCCGGCTCACCGGCCGGGCCCGGATCGTGCACACGGACGAGGCGGGGCTCGCGGCCCGGCTGCCGGAGGCCGACGCGCTGCTCGTGTGGGACTTCACCTCGCACGCCGTGCGCGAGGTGTGGCCGGGCGAGGGGCCCCGGCCGCGCTGGGTGCACACCGCGAGCGCGGGCGTCGACCATCTGATGTGCCCGGAGCTGACGGTGTCGGACACGGTGGTGACGAACGCGCGCGGGGTGTTCGAGCAGCCCATCGCCGAGTACGTGGCCGCGCTCGTGCTGGCGATGGCGAAGGACCTGCCGGGCACGCTGGAGTCGCAGGGGCGCGGCGAGTGGCGGCACCGGGAGACGCTGCGGGTGGCGGGCACGCGCGCGGTGGTCGTGGGCTCGGGGCCGGTGGGCCGGACGGTGGCGCGGCTGCTGAAGGCGCTCGACATCCGTACGGCGATCGTCGGCCGCACCCCGCGCACCGGCGTGCACGGCCCGGACGACCTGGACCGGCTGCTCGCGCGCGCCGACTGGGTGATCGCGGCGGCCCCGCTCACCGACGACACGCGTGGCATGTTCGACACCCGCCGCTTCGGGGTGTTCCAGCCGTCCGCCCGGTTCGTGAACGTCGGCCGGGGCGCCCTGGTGGACGAGGAGGCGCTGGCCGCGGCGCTCGCCAAGCGGTGGCTCGCGGGGGCCGCGCTGGACGTCTTCGCCACCGAACCGCTCGGCCCGGACAGCCCGTTGTGGCGGGTGCCGGGGCTGATCGTGTCGCCGCACATGAGCGGGGACACGGTGGGCCGGCTGGACGAGCTGGGCGCGCAGTTCGTGGAGCTGTTCGAGCGCTGGGCGGCGGGCCGGCCGCTGTTCAACGTGGTCGACAAGCGGCGCGGGTACGTGCCGGGGCACTGA
- a CDS encoding M6 family metalloprotease domain-containing protein gives MPRPLPRARLRSTAAVFTTLTALTATSLVTGPSVAGPFSAAPCALERTDAHHSEGLDTWNAAYPRPTRALDAVMIFLSFPDSAPLTTPAELTADHFPATSRYFAQASYGRFALRPHPLRHWIRMPRPSTAYAIQRDWTASHRAAYLRDALASADGQVDFSRYDVVYFVADPHAPGVDSDATKVVNLEAPLRADGADIRRVVTVFENHPPDRLVLAHETGHVFDLPDLYHRPTDGKGDWDTHVGDWDLMGSQFGRAPDLFGWHKWKLGWLEERQVVCVPGGEPTRLTLESLSAGPDVPVTGAAGAPVFGSGRGTKLAVVRTGPDSVLAFEARGAVGNDRSACRQGVLVYRVRSGAESGGGPVQVIDAHPRTEACWENSVYPALADAPVDVGERFTVPGENVRVEVEGRTPSGAWTVKISPLR, from the coding sequence GTGCCGCGTCCGCTCCCGCGCGCCCGACTGCGCAGCACCGCGGCCGTGTTCACCACCCTGACGGCTCTCACCGCCACCTCCCTGGTCACCGGGCCCTCGGTCGCCGGCCCCTTCTCGGCGGCGCCGTGCGCCCTGGAACGCACCGACGCGCACCACTCGGAGGGCCTGGACACCTGGAACGCCGCCTATCCCCGGCCGACCCGCGCGCTGGACGCGGTGATGATCTTCCTGTCCTTCCCGGACTCCGCACCGCTGACCACGCCCGCCGAACTGACGGCCGACCACTTCCCCGCCACCAGCCGCTATTTCGCGCAGGCGTCCTACGGCCGGTTCGCGCTGCGCCCGCATCCGCTGCGGCACTGGATCCGGATGCCGCGCCCCTCGACGGCGTACGCCATACAGCGCGACTGGACCGCCTCGCACCGCGCCGCCTACCTGCGCGACGCGCTCGCCTCGGCCGACGGCCAGGTCGACTTCTCGCGCTACGACGTCGTCTACTTCGTCGCCGATCCGCACGCGCCCGGTGTCGACTCGGACGCCACGAAAGTGGTCAACCTGGAGGCCCCGCTGCGGGCGGACGGGGCGGACATCCGCCGGGTCGTCACGGTGTTCGAGAACCATCCGCCGGACCGGCTGGTCCTCGCCCACGAGACCGGCCATGTCTTCGACCTGCCGGACCTCTACCACCGTCCGACGGACGGCAAGGGCGACTGGGACACCCACGTCGGCGACTGGGACCTGATGGGCAGCCAGTTCGGTCGCGCCCCCGACCTCTTCGGCTGGCACAAGTGGAAGCTGGGCTGGCTGGAGGAGCGGCAGGTGGTGTGCGTGCCGGGCGGCGAGCCGACCCGGCTGACCCTGGAGTCGCTGAGCGCCGGACCGGACGTGCCGGTGACGGGTGCCGCGGGGGCGCCGGTCTTCGGCTCCGGGCGGGGCACCAAGCTGGCGGTGGTGCGCACCGGCCCCGACAGCGTGCTCGCCTTCGAGGCGCGGGGCGCGGTCGGCAACGACCGGTCCGCCTGCCGGCAGGGCGTCCTGGTCTACCGGGTGCGCAGCGGCGCCGAGTCCGGGGGCGGTCCGGTGCAGGTGATCGACGCCCACCCGAGGACGGAGGCCTGCTGGGAGAACTCGGTCTACCCGGCGCTCGCCGACGCCCCCGTCGACGTCGGGGAGCGCTTCACCGTGCCCGGCGAGAACGTGCGCGTCGAGGTGGAGGGCCGGACGCCCTCGGGCGCCTGGACCGTAAAGATCTCGCCACTGCGGTGA
- a CDS encoding decarboxylase: protein MTALGFLYPGHSAEDDYPRIEQLLGSDIRVDLVHTDSGEDARREDGLRAMGSPERLAASVQELRHAGAEAVVWASTSGSFAYGWEGAHEQVRGLAVAAGMPASSTSFGFVHASRELALRRVAIGATYRDDVAGLFADFLRAAALEPVAVHAAGITAAEAGSWGEAELFALARAADHADAEAVLLPDTALHTASHLTALEKELGKPVLTAHQVSVWEALRLADRRVNAPGLGALFTREPIVQV from the coding sequence ATGACCGCACTCGGATTCCTCTACCCGGGCCACTCGGCCGAGGACGACTATCCCCGTATCGAGCAGCTGCTGGGCAGTGACATCCGGGTGGACCTGGTCCACACGGACAGCGGCGAGGACGCCCGCCGCGAGGACGGGCTGCGCGCGATGGGCTCCCCGGAGCGGCTGGCGGCGAGCGTCCAGGAACTGCGGCACGCCGGCGCCGAGGCCGTGGTGTGGGCCAGCACCAGCGGCAGCTTCGCGTACGGCTGGGAGGGCGCCCACGAGCAGGTGCGCGGCCTCGCCGTGGCCGCAGGGATGCCGGCCTCCTCGACCTCCTTCGGGTTCGTGCACGCGAGCCGCGAGCTGGCGCTGCGGCGCGTCGCGATCGGCGCGACCTACCGGGACGACGTCGCCGGACTCTTCGCGGACTTCCTGCGCGCGGCCGCACTGGAGCCGGTCGCCGTGCACGCCGCCGGGATCACCGCCGCCGAGGCCGGCAGCTGGGGCGAGGCCGAGCTGTTCGCGCTGGCCCGCGCGGCCGACCACGCGGACGCCGAGGCGGTCCTGCTGCCGGACACCGCCCTGCACACCGCCTCCCACCTCACCGCCCTGGAGAAGGAGCTGGGCAAGCCGGTCCTCACCGCCCACCAGGTCTCCGTCTGGGAGGCGCTGCGGCTGGCCGACCGCCGGGTGAACGCCCCCGGCCTCGGCGCCCTCTTCACCCGGGAGCCGATCGTCCAGGTCTGA
- a CDS encoding IclR family transcriptional regulator C-terminal domain-containing protein, with amino-acid sequence MALKHEPTAPYHSAQDALRVLETVARHSTGVTDTEIARHTGLGTERLTTLLRMLRREGYVEQVADGAYVAGAALARLGSAHGRDRALRDHLQHTLNRLRDSVGAAVYISRYVDGEVRITHCAESPATPAVNEWVDFRYSAHATAVGKSLLGQLDHNSRRDHLARHKMARLTSRTITSDKLLLSRLEAQPPTVPVLDLQEYAVGTVCAAVPITAGSSVGCLALSLPVEHAHRLRQAAETLNRNAAPVLLSLAI; translated from the coding sequence GTGGCGCTGAAGCACGAGCCGACCGCGCCGTACCACTCGGCTCAGGACGCCCTGCGCGTCCTGGAGACGGTGGCCCGGCACTCCACCGGTGTCACCGACACCGAGATCGCCCGTCACACCGGCCTCGGCACGGAGCGGCTGACCACCCTCCTGCGGATGCTGCGTCGTGAGGGATACGTCGAGCAGGTGGCCGACGGGGCGTACGTCGCCGGCGCCGCCCTCGCCCGCCTGGGTTCCGCGCACGGCCGCGACCGGGCCCTGCGGGACCATCTCCAGCACACCCTGAACCGGCTGCGCGACTCGGTGGGCGCCGCCGTCTACATCAGCCGTTACGTCGACGGGGAGGTCCGGATCACCCATTGCGCCGAGAGCCCGGCCACGCCCGCGGTCAACGAGTGGGTGGACTTCCGCTACTCCGCGCACGCCACCGCGGTCGGCAAGAGCCTGCTCGGCCAGCTCGACCACAACAGCCGCCGCGACCATCTGGCCCGGCACAAGATGGCCCGGCTCACCTCGCGCACGATCACCAGCGACAAGCTGCTGCTCTCCCGCCTGGAGGCGCAGCCGCCGACGGTGCCGGTGCTCGACCTCCAGGAGTACGCGGTGGGCACGGTCTGCGCGGCCGTCCCGATCACCGCCGGGTCCTCCGTGGGCTGCCTCGCGCTGTCCCTGCCGGTGGAGCACGCGCACCGGCTGCGCCAGGCGGCGGAGACGCTGAACCGGAACGCGGCGCCGGTCCTGCTGTCCCTGGCGATCTAG
- a CDS encoding SPFH domain-containing protein — protein MSTTPAQTPDPGGTDGGTVRPGRLIQNEATTEIPVHLLFRDDPDPAPVPLRPAVVGRRQGTGEQPRLRRPAPARTRPVPEVDPELAERPARVLPGAVGVLAGTAGAAGALATSWWAGTLPPLAVAALGLPAAAPAGLGPAQWAAYAGAGALGLFGFGGLARGRTGRAWVLDLFGRYRGTVRRTGLLWVNPLLLRRRVDVRLRHWRSEPMPASDGSGVALRVVVLVVWRVRDTARAVLGVEDHEGYLRECVEAALARVPVETPGGGGSVPATAETLTRLVAADTAPVGLEVFSVQPVRIEYAPEVAAAMHRRKIAALDARHRASVLSSVVDSVEDTVTRLTMRGLVELDDYERKALVKDLTVAFCAGRGETGG, from the coding sequence ATGAGTACGACCCCTGCACAGACGCCCGACCCCGGCGGCACCGACGGCGGCACAGTCCGCCCGGGCCGCCTCATCCAGAACGAGGCGACCACCGAGATCCCCGTCCACCTGCTCTTCCGGGACGACCCCGACCCGGCGCCGGTGCCGCTCAGGCCGGCCGTGGTCGGCCGCCGGCAGGGCACCGGCGAACAGCCGCGGCTGCGGCGCCCCGCCCCCGCGCGGACCCGGCCGGTGCCCGAGGTCGACCCGGAGCTGGCCGAGCGGCCCGCCCGGGTGCTGCCCGGTGCGGTGGGCGTGCTGGCCGGCACGGCCGGGGCGGCCGGCGCGCTGGCCACCTCCTGGTGGGCGGGCACGCTGCCGCCGCTCGCGGTCGCCGCGCTCGGGCTGCCCGCCGCGGCGCCGGCCGGACTGGGCCCCGCGCAGTGGGCGGCGTACGCCGGGGCCGGGGCGCTCGGGCTGTTCGGGTTCGGCGGGCTGGCCCGGGGCCGGACCGGGCGGGCCTGGGTGCTGGACCTGTTCGGCCGCTACCGGGGGACCGTCCGCCGCACCGGCCTGCTCTGGGTCAACCCGCTGCTGCTGCGCCGCCGGGTGGACGTGCGGCTGCGGCACTGGCGCAGCGAGCCGATGCCCGCCTCGGACGGCAGCGGGGTGGCGCTGCGGGTGGTGGTGCTGGTGGTGTGGCGGGTGCGGGACACCGCGCGGGCCGTGCTCGGGGTGGAGGACCACGAGGGCTATCTGCGCGAGTGCGTGGAGGCGGCGCTGGCCCGGGTGCCGGTGGAGACGCCGGGCGGGGGCGGCTCGGTGCCGGCCACCGCGGAGACGCTGACCCGGCTGGTGGCGGCGGACACGGCACCGGTGGGCCTGGAGGTGTTCTCGGTGCAGCCGGTGCGGATCGAGTACGCCCCGGAGGTCGCCGCCGCGATGCACCGCCGCAAGATCGCCGCGCTGGACGCCCGGCACCGGGCGAGCGTGCTGTCCTCGGTGGTGGACTCGGTGGAGGACACGGTGACCCGGCTGACCATGCGCGGCCTGGTGGAGCTGGACGACTACGAGCGGAAGGCGCTCGTGAAGGACCTGACGGTGGCGTTCTGCGCGGGGCGGGGGGAGACGGGCGGGTGA
- a CDS encoding lytic polysaccharide monooxygenase has product MRTKTKLSAVAVGLATTGALVLSSGAATGHGYTDLPISRQKLCQNGTVANCGAIQWEPQSVEGPKGFPASGPADGQLCSGNNTRFAQLDSPKTPSGGAWPATKVTGGQSYTFRWQFTAMHATTDFKYYITKPGWNQNHNLSRSDLNLTPFLTVPYGGQRPPQTLSHSGTLPSGLSGRHVILAVWTIADTGNAFYACSDVTF; this is encoded by the coding sequence ATGCGCACCAAGACCAAGTTGTCCGCGGTCGCGGTCGGACTGGCGACGACCGGAGCCCTCGTGCTCTCCTCCGGCGCGGCCACCGGACACGGCTACACCGACCTCCCCATCAGCAGGCAGAAGCTGTGCCAGAACGGCACGGTGGCCAACTGCGGCGCCATCCAGTGGGAGCCGCAGAGCGTCGAGGGCCCCAAGGGCTTCCCCGCGTCCGGGCCCGCCGACGGGCAGCTCTGCTCCGGCAACAACACCCGCTTCGCCCAGCTCGACAGCCCGAAGACCCCGTCGGGCGGCGCGTGGCCGGCCACCAAGGTCACCGGCGGGCAGAGCTACACCTTCCGCTGGCAGTTCACGGCGATGCACGCCACGACCGACTTCAAGTACTACATCACCAAGCCGGGCTGGAACCAGAACCACAACCTGTCCCGCTCCGACCTCAACCTCACGCCGTTCCTGACGGTGCCCTACGGCGGCCAGCGCCCGCCGCAGACCCTCTCGCACAGCGGCACGCTGCCGTCCGGGCTCAGCGGACGGCACGTGATCCTCGCGGTGTGGACGATCGCGGACACCGGCAACGCGTTCTACGCCTGCTCGGACGTCACGTTCTAG
- a CDS encoding bifunctional DNA primase/polymerase yields the protein MSSSTVTADGVDWLVSAGTYPRSTRALWEERPDAPAVLPCGTAFDVVSAPAVFGRRMLDRLWEDGPGTGPVAAFRGRVLLFAAPGTAQRLPSLMEWEEWSGHGRTGEIPPLLCHGTGDAVTVPPPVGPPAAGVTAEARWIVAPDTRHPWLPGPEVLLWAAVRAARAAVRISISPPADQDAKVYDVSRRR from the coding sequence ATGAGCAGCAGCACAGTCACCGCCGACGGAGTCGACTGGCTCGTCTCGGCAGGAACGTATCCGCGCAGCACCCGTGCCCTGTGGGAGGAACGGCCCGACGCCCCGGCCGTGCTGCCCTGCGGCACCGCCTTCGACGTGGTGAGCGCGCCCGCCGTCTTCGGGCGCCGCATGCTCGACCGGCTGTGGGAGGACGGGCCGGGCACGGGTCCGGTGGCCGCCTTCCGGGGCCGCGTCCTGCTGTTCGCCGCGCCGGGCACGGCCCAGCGGCTGCCCTCGCTGATGGAGTGGGAGGAGTGGAGCGGCCACGGACGCACCGGCGAGATCCCGCCACTGCTGTGCCACGGCACCGGGGACGCCGTGACCGTCCCCCCGCCGGTCGGCCCCCCGGCGGCGGGCGTGACCGCGGAGGCGCGCTGGATCGTCGCCCCCGACACCCGCCACCCCTGGCTGCCGGGCCCGGAGGTGCTGCTCTGGGCGGCCGTCCGGGCGGCCCGGGCGGCGGTGCGGATATCGATTTCGCCTCCCGCCGACCAGGATGCTAAGGTCTACGACGTCAGCAGGCGCCGCTAG